In one window of Oncorhynchus kisutch isolate 150728-3 linkage group LG16, Okis_V2, whole genome shotgun sequence DNA:
- the LOC109906437 gene encoding uncharacterized protein LOC109906437 isoform X1, with the protein MRRTYSQRKQTQLLTEMSGGPLSCFSKQGILLLSILHYGIWAEVPPKDLYGLRGGSVCLAVAEPPQELGRQSWKVNSTIIVSDRKVSPKYQEKVEYNPLNHSLCIKNLSEKDRGTYIATYEKNWEELTTTYRLTVQEPISKVVIQKEITLLANQSCSVWLMCNVSVCSNISYTWERGNETYRDDEQIHFFLLPADGDISVTCTASNTVSEKSASTTVKCSNDTTIPGLVWCIICIVVVLILIVAVAVYCCRGHCNTGHHQAARRQTAALTPRTAATSVLTPCTGEGGSKVRLRSGVVIWCNRETLRENCFYFTFICIGFSLFQEGPGPIAAEGTTFQTKQLTYTNTTLTINTHTVQQKHCTFKNTNVLTKNSWSKNNYTLL; encoded by the exons ggatcTGGGCTGAAGTCCCTCCGAAGGACCTGTATGGATTGAGGGGGGGTTCGGTGTGCCTGGCTGTAGCAGAACCACCGCAGGAGCTTGGAAGACAAAGTTGGAAGGTCAATAGTACCATAATAGTTTCTGACAGAAAGGTCTCTCCTAAATACCAGGAGAAAGTGGAGTATAATCCATTGAACCACTCTCTGTGCATTAAGAATCTGAGTGAAAAAGACAGAGGAACTTACATTGCAACCTATGAGAAAAATTGGGAAGAGTTGACTACTACATACAGACTAACAGTACAGG AGCCTATATCCAAGGTGGTGATCCAGAAGGAGATCACGCTATTGGCCAACCAGTCCTGTTCAGTGTGGCTGATGTGCAACGTGTCAGTCTGCTCCAACATCTCCTACAcctgggagagagggaatgaaacaTACAGGGACGACGAGCAGATACACTTCTTTCTGTTACCAGCAGACGGAGACATCAGTGTAACCTGCACTGCCTCCAACACAGTCAGTGAGAAATCTGCCTCTACAACAGTAAAGTGTAGTAATGACACAACCATCCCAG GGCTGGTGTGGTGTATCATCTgcattgtagtggtgttgatccTCATTGTAGCGGTGGCAGTGTATTGCTGCAGGGGCCACTGTAACACGG GCCACCATCAGGCAGCCAGGAGACAGACAGCAGCACTGACCCCCAGGACTGCAGCCACATCTGTACTGACCCCCTGTACAGGAGAGGGAGGGTCAAAGGTCAGGCTCAGGTCAGGGGTTGTGATCTGGTGTAACAGGGAAACACTGAGggagaattgtttttattttacctttatttgtaTAGGTTTTTCTCTTTTCCAAGAgggacctggtccaatagcagctgAGGGAACAActtttcagacaaaacaactaacatacactaacacaacattaactataaacacacatacagtacaacaaaaacattgtacatttaaaaacacaaacgtcttgactaaaaacagctggtctaaaaacaattacactcttctatga